A genomic region of Streptosporangium lutulentum contains the following coding sequences:
- a CDS encoding peptidylprolyl isomerase, which yields MAEKLIANLKTNRGTVKVQLFPDHAPKTVRNFVELAEGTREWVHPETGEKTTDKLYDGTVFHRVIDGFMIQGGDPLGQGVGGPGYKFDDEIHPDLYFNRPYLLAMANAGIQFGRGTNGSQFFVTVVPTPHLNGKHTIFGEVVEGQDVVDAIGKTDTDDRDRPKEPVVLESVTIERVQS from the coding sequence GTGGCTGAGAAGTTGATTGCGAATCTGAAGACCAACCGCGGCACCGTGAAGGTCCAGCTATTCCCGGACCACGCGCCCAAGACCGTGCGTAACTTCGTCGAACTGGCCGAAGGCACCCGCGAGTGGGTGCACCCGGAGACCGGGGAGAAGACCACCGACAAGCTCTACGACGGCACGGTCTTCCACCGGGTCATCGACGGCTTCATGATCCAGGGTGGCGACCCGCTGGGCCAGGGTGTCGGCGGCCCCGGTTACAAGTTCGACGACGAGATCCACCCCGACCTCTACTTCAACCGTCCGTACCTGCTGGCCATGGCCAACGCCGGCATCCAGTTCGGCCGCGGCACCAACGGCTCGCAGTTCTTCGTGACGGTGGTGCCCACGCCGCACCTCAACGGCAAGCACACCATCTTCGGTGAGGTGGTCGAAGGACAGGACGTCGTCGACGCCATCGGCAAGACCGACACCGACGACCGCGACCGTCCCAAGGAGCCCGTGGTCCTGGAGTCGGTCACGATCGAGCGCGTCCAGAGCTGA